Proteins encoded within one genomic window of Besnoitia besnoiti strain Bb-Ger1 chromosome II, whole genome shotgun sequence:
- a CDS encoding MtN3/saliva family protein (encoded by transcript BESB_041000), with protein MIEGVPHQALVALEAPAGSPPASASSPPASASSPPASASSPPASASSPPASSSSVPAASVLPQSLSSALTSSSASSSSLEAAAAAASAPSLLAEKQLSQGAGASVLPAPLDAAAAKAEAASSLLPQLTVWSLLVSPLAAIPAFIAARVLWLMKVLAVLSAIFMLLAPLPTIMRVKACRNTADLHSLPYVMLLLSAVIWLVYGLLKRDLVLLVPNACGLFVSAWYVKTFRKYCKHEQQGKLLNVYIALSSLLLAGIFVAALCLGPEKATQLVGLAAAVINVFSYAAPLSALRVILREKSTACLPVEVSMGNWICSSLWLFYGWLSEDLFILLPNLIGTLVGSVQLALLILYPPPSRRGFSVLGGSTCSRPYRPPSCAVPPIEEDVSALAASSLTPFSKGAHGEFLSSASLRSASTVTSEADARGGGEAAAQGAAEAVAPSVCGINAPSLPTHEMLLSDWRSGFISTGEEGAEEDLDRFLDVDSRGNPFAQWGARAALDAAGPRDHARRGFSAFFGPGAEKWSSEGERTSAANLLVSGTYDDSVTGVDVA; from the exons ATGATCGAGGGCGTGCCGCATCAGGCGCTCGTTGCCCTCGAGGCCCCAGCGGGCAgtccgcccgcctccgcgagtagtccgcccgcctccgcgagtagtccgcccgcctccgcgagtagtccgcccgcctccgcgagtagtccgcccgcctcctcctcgtctgtgcctgctgcgtctgtgtTACCgcagtctctctcctctgcgctcaCGTCCtcgtccgcttcttcctcttctctcgaggctgcggccgcggctgcgtctgcgccgtcgcttctCGCGGAGAAGCAACTGAGCCAAGGTGCCGGAGCGTCGGTGCtccccgcgcctctcgacgccgcggcggctaaggccgaggcggcgtcttcgcttcttccgcagctGACGGTGTGGTCGCTCTTGGTCTCGCCGCTTGCCGCGATTCCGGCGTTcatcgcggcgcgcgtcttgTGGCTGATGAAGGTGCTTGCGGTGCTGTCTGCGATCTTTatgctgctggcgccgctgccgaccATCATGCGCGTCAAGGCTTGTCGAAACACTGCCGATCTGCACAGCCTTCCCTACGTCATGCTGCTGCTTTCCGCGGTCATCTGGCTAGTCTATGGCCTGCTGAAGCGCGACCTCGTGCTCCTGGTGCCCaacgcctgcggcctcttcgtctcggcCTGGTACGTCAAGACTTTCCGCAAATACTGCAAACACGAACAACAGGGCAAACTGCTCAACGTCTACATCGCCCTCagctccctcctcctcgcgggcaTCTTCGTCGCAGCGCTCTGCCTCGGACCTGAAAAAGCCACGCAACtcgtcggcctcgctgcag cggTGATCAACGTGTTCAGctacgcggcgccgctgtccgcgctgcgcgtgaTCCTGCGAGAGAAGAGCACCGCGTGCCTGCCTGTTGAAGTGTCAATGGGCAACTGGATCTGTAGCTCGCTCTGGCTCTTCTACGGCTGGCTGAGTGAAGACCTCTTCATCCTCCTCCCCAACCTCATCG GCACACTGGTAGGCTCGGTCCAGCTGGCGCTGTTGATTCTGtatccgccgccgtcgcgtcgcggcttctcgGTGTTGGGGGGCAGCACCTGCAGCCGCCCATACCGCCCGCCGTCCTGCGCAGTGCCGCCGATTGAGGAGGATGTCTCtgccctcgcggcgtcgtcgctgacGCCTTTCTCGAAGGGCGCACACGGGGAATTTTtgtcttcggcctcgctgcgATCCGCGAGCACGGTGAccagcgaggcggacgcgcgcggcggcggggaggcggctgcgcagggcgccgcggaggcagtcGCGCCGTCGGTATGCGGCATCaacgcgccgtcgctccccACGCATGAGATGCTTCTCAGCGATTGGCGTTCGGGGTTCATCAGcacgggcgaggagggtgCAGAGGAAGACCTGGACCGGTTCCTCGACGTCGACAGCAGAGGAAACCCCTTCGCGCAGTGGGGCGCCCGTgccgcgctcgacgccgcaggccctcgcgACCACGCCCGCAGAGGATTCTCGGCGTTCTTCGGACCCGGCGCAGAGAAGTggagcagcgaaggcgaacgcaCCAGCGCCGCCAACCTTCTCGTCTCCGGCACGTACGACGACAGCGTAACCGGCGTCGACGTCGCATGA
- a CDS encoding putative syntaxin 6 protein (encoded by transcript BESB_040990), with the protein MNAAGAPSAFAARADPYYAARDETAEGVRDLERSFRDWQHRASDPRKQAAAASRLLETADELLEELGTIEKTVEAAERHAARFGLSPEEVQQRRAFVTTQRATLQSIQSRVSAALQAQKAAASHASSRVAAEANAAFFHTQQQQHEQLLLQQDSQLQELSQSADRLHETAMMINQELENQQRMLNELDEDIEHQTAQMNFLMRRMAKILKTSNLRQLCLILWLTCIAFLLFVLLIIT; encoded by the exons ATGAACGCTGCGGGAGCCCCTTCGGctttcgcggctcgcgccgacCCCTACTACGCCGCTCGAGA CGAGACGGCCGAGGGCGTCAGGGACCTCGAGCGCTCCTTCCGCGATTGGCAGCACAGGGCCAGCGATCCGAGGAAACAAGC cgccgccgcgtcgcgcctgctggagaccgcagacgagctgctggaggagctgGGGACGATCGAGAAGactgtggaggcggcggagcgccacgcggcgcgcTTCGGCCTCTCCCCCGAGGAAGTGCAGCAGCGCAGGGCTTTCGtgacgacgcagcgcgccacCCTCCAGTCCATTCAATCGCGAGTCTCG gcggcgctgcaggcgcagaaggccgcggcttcgcacgcttcttcgcgagtcgccgcggaggcgaacgcggcgtTTTTTCAcacacagcagcagcaacacGAG CAACTGCTTCTACAGCAAGATTCGCAACTACAAGAGCTCTCGCAGAGCGCAGACCGGCTCCACGAGACGGCCATGATGATCAATCAGGAGCTCGAGAATCAACAGCGCATGCTGAACGAGCTCGACGAAGACATCGAACACCAGA CGGCTCAGATGAACTTCCTCATGCGGCGCATGGCGAAGATTCTGAAGACCTCCA ATTTGAGGCAGCTGTGCCTCATCCTGTGGCTGACGTGTATCGCCTTCCTGCTTTTTGTTCTTCTAATCATCACGTAG